The following are encoded together in the Adhaeribacter arboris genome:
- a CDS encoding DUF4287 domain-containing protein, which produces MSFQAYLTNIKTKTGKEPEDFKVIAEQKGFTQNGKLKPEKKAGEIVQWLKEDFELGHGHAMAIYALLKGAKTEASE; this is translated from the coding sequence ATGTCGTTTCAAGCTTACCTTACTAACATTAAAACAAAGACGGGCAAAGAACCAGAAGACTTTAAAGTAATAGCCGAGCAAAAAGGATTTACGCAGAATGGAAAACTAAAACCAGAGAAAAAAGCCGGAGAAATTGTTCAGTGGCTGAAAGAAGATTTTGAACTGGGACATGGGCACGCCATGGCCATCTATGCTTTACTTAAAGGCGCAAAAACGGAAGCAAGTGAATAA